A region of Cucumis melo cultivar AY chromosome 2, USDA_Cmelo_AY_1.0, whole genome shotgun sequence DNA encodes the following proteins:
- the LOC103487228 gene encoding seipin-1, whose amino-acid sequence MDSDNQLQEPNRQIKIQIQKPTDFFNKLVFLQADLIYNAVGFVIAPASTLLSLFAESFQRAEETKHTVESAVRKSPSLVAQRVKVAVRRVSYGAVAAGMMCMVMVLLLIVAVGVSGLGIRYWIEEPVDIKEKLRFDYTEARPRALFGMGNGNTMKMKKKNLGIPVGHTFFVCVVLLMPESQFNREFGVFQLSAELISTNGNIITSSSQPCMLRFRSAPVRFARTLLTSFPILIGISTEAQRLSFPILKHKEENQERSAAIQFTISPRIGTSALPELYEAHIVINSKLPRMKELLRRWRWTCFLWTSIYLYLMFLAIFMLFWKPVMFRAMTLTPELSDFDQDPRRRELEGADESLDEMAEITVELLRKWQEMRRKRKAAMFGYGSGEEDVGSTSASSISCSRDYIAAVFEEDVGDSESVLLEGSEEYS is encoded by the exons ATGGACTCCGACAACCAACTCCAAGAACCCAACCGCCAGATCAAAATCCAAATCCAAAAACCCACCGATTTCTTCAACAAACTCGTATTCCTCCAAGCCGATTTGATCTACAACGCCGTGGGGTTTGTGATCGCTCCAGCCTCCACTCTCCTATCCCTGTTCGCAGAGTCATTTCAGCGCGCAGAAGAGACGAAACACACAGTGGAGTCGGCCGTCAGAAAATCCCCGTCCTTGGTGGCGCAGCGGGTGAAGGTGGCGGTGAGAAGGGTGAGCTACGGGGCTGTAGCGGCGGGGATGATGTGTATGGTGATGGTGTTGCTTCTAATAGTGGCGGTGGGGGTGAGTGGGTTGGGGATTAGGTACTGGATAGAAGAGCCGGTGGATATTAAGGAGAAATTGAGGTTTGATTATACTGAAGCTCGGCCTAGGGCTTTGTTTGGAATGGGAAATGGAAATAcaatgaaaatgaagaagaagaatttggGGATTCCGGTTGGGCATACGTTTTTTGTGTGTGTGGTTCTTTTGATGCCTGAATCTCAATTCAATCGGGAGTTTGGGGTTTTTCAG TTGAGTGCAGAATTGATATCAACAAATGGAAACATAATAACAAGTTCAAGCCAACCATGCATGCTCCGGTTCAGAAGCGCGCCGGTTCGGTTTGCTCGAACTCTTCTCACTAGCTTTCCCATACTCATAGGAATCTCAACCGAAGCCCAAAGGCTAAGTTTCCCCATATTAAAGCACAAGGAAGAAAATCAGGAACGAAGCGCCGCAATCCAGTTTACTATTAGCCCTCGAATTGGAACTTCTGCCCTCCCCGAGCTTTACGAAGCTCATATTGTAATAAACTCGAAACTACCGAGGATGAAAGAGTTGTTGCGTCGCTGGCGATGGACTTGCTTCTTATGGACGTCTATCTATTTATACCTGATGTTTCTAGCGATCTTTATGTTATTTTGGAAGCCGGTTATGTTTCGTGCAATGACATTGACGCCGGAGTTGAGTGATTTCGATCAAGATCCGAGGAGAAGAGAGCTGGAAGGTGCGGATGAGTCGTTGGACGAGATGGCCGAGATAACGGTGGAGTTGTTGAGGAAATGGCAAGAGATGAGGAGGAAGAGAAAGGCGGCCATGTTTGGGTATGGATCAGGAGAAGAAGATGTAGGTTCCACATCTGCGTCGAGCATTAGTTGTAGTAGAGACTATATAGCTGCTGTTTTCGAGGAAGATGTCGGGGATTCCGAGTCGGTGCTTCTAGAAGGTTCCGAGGAGTATAGTTAA